From the genome of Gracilinanus agilis isolate LMUSP501 chromosome 2, AgileGrace, whole genome shotgun sequence, one region includes:
- the SERTAD2 gene encoding SERTA domain-containing protein 2 produces the protein MLGKGGKRKFDEHEDGLEGKVVSPTDGPSKVSYTLQRQTIFNISLMKLYNHRPLTEPSLQKTVLINNMLRRIQEELKQEGSLRPVFLTASQPPDALGDDFREAQPAFSQLASSPAHPTDSANTTSLEACLTPASLLEDDTFCTSAPVPASGPPKLPPPPAPPEKDSFSSALDEIEELCPTPTSAEAGAGAASAADGAKEDSCAANAQKPEGLPESRAADPKLLDSLPGNFEITTSTGFLTDLTLDDILFADIDTSMYDFDPCTSAAGAASKMAPVSADDLLKTLAPYSSQPVAPNQPFKMDLTELDHIMEVLVGS, from the coding sequence AtgttggggaaaggaggaaaacgGAAGTTTGATGAGCATGAAGATGGGCTGGAAGGCAAAGTTGTGTCTCCTACTGATGGTCCATCGAAGGTGTCCTACACCTTACAGCGCCAGACTATCTTCAACATTTCCCTTATGAAGCTCTATAACCACCGGCCACTGACGGAGCCGAGCCTGCAAAAGACAGTTCTGATCAACAACATGCTCCGGCGGATTCAGGAGGAGCTCAAGCAGGAAGGCAGCCTGAGACCCGTGTTCCTCACCGCCTCGCAGCCGCCCGACGCGCTGGGGGACGACTTCCGGGAGGCGCAGCCCGCCTTCAGCCAGCTGGCCTCCTCGCCGGCCCACCCCACCGACTCGGCAAACACTACGTCCCTAGAGGCCTGCCTCACGCCCGCCTCCCTGCTGGAGGACGATACTTTTTGCACTTCTGCGCCCGTCCCAGCCAGCGGCCCCCCGAAACTCCCACCTCCGCCCGCCCCACCCGAAAAGGACAGCTTCTCCTCCGCCTTGGATGAAATCGAGGAGCTCTGTCCAACACCTACCTCCGCCGAGGCGGGAGCCGGAGCCGCCTCCGCCGCCGACGGCGCAAAAGAAGACTCCTGCGCGGCCAACGCTCAGAAGCCCGAGGGGCTCCCGGAGAGCCGGGCGGCAGACCCCAAACTCCTGGACTCTCTGCCGGGGAACTTCGAGATAACAACCTCCACGGGCTTTCTGACAGACTTGACCTTGGACGACATTCTGTTCGCCGACATAGACACGTCCATGTATGACTTTGACCCCTGCACGTCGGCTGCGGGGGCAGCCTCCAAAATGGCGCCCGTCTCGGCAGACGACCTCCTCAAGACTTTAGCTCCCTATAGTAGTCAGCCAGTCGCCCCCAATCAGCCTTTCAAAATGGACCTCACAGAACTGGATCACATAATGGAGGTGCTTGTCGGGTCGTAA